In Dehalococcoidia bacterium, the genomic stretch TCCTCGCGCGCTTTTGAGTCGGACTCCTGAAAGGTGATCCTGAGTGCTATGCGCCTCTCCACTTCGCCCGGATGTTAGCCTCCGGTTGCCTCATCTGAGAATCCGGATTATCGGAGACTAACTGAGTTTAGTTGACTTACATGTGGACTGTACAGTTGAAATGCCCGCATCTTTCATGCATGAAATCCAGCAATTTTTCTGGGTGCATACTCATGAATCAGCGGATTACCTCGTTTAGGCTTTGGTCTGTCAATCCCAAGTCTCGGCAACTCCAACCCCTGAAGTGGTACAATAACCTGGGGAAATCGTCGCCGCGAGGGAGGGAAAGATGCCGTCAGTAGATGTAGTCAGTATGGTAGACATGCAGGCAATGGACAATGCGGTCAATAATTTAAAGCGGGAGATATCCACGCGGTTTGATTTCAGAAGCATCAAAACTGAGATCACTCTCGACCGAAAAGAGAAGACCATTCATGTTCTTACCGGAGATGAAGGGAAAGTCCAGTCGGTCACCGACATGCTGCTGGATCAATGCATCCGGTTCAAAGTGGACCTCAAGTGCCTGGACATCAAAGAGATCGAGCCCAGCTCACAGGGGGCAGCCAAAAGGAATATCCAGATCAAGGAGGGCATTCCCAAATTGACCTGCCAGAAGATTGTCAAACTCATCAAGGGGACGAAGATCAAGGTCCAGCCGGCTATTCAAGACGACCGTGTCAGGTTCACCGGCAAGAAAATTGACGATCTCCAGGAGATCATGCAGCTTCTCCGGGAGCAGGATTACGATATTCCTCTGCAGTTCATCAATATGAAGAGCTGACACGCGAACATGCTGTAGATTGACCGTTGCGCCTGAAAATGGTATAATGCGGGCAAGAAAAGTGGGGTTGGCGCCGACAACGAGGAGGTGTGAGATGAAGCTTTTCAAGTGGTATGGCGGGTGGAAGTATCCGGAAGTGGCCCTGTCTGACAGGCAGGGGGTGGAAGTTGGGTCGGCCTGAGAGTTTCATCTAACGGCCGAGCCCGTCCCTCGGAAGGCCAGCCGAATCCGGAAGCAAATCCCGGAGGCAGGCCCCCCAGCAAGGCTTATTAGAGGGTTCCTGAAAAGGAACCCTCTTTTCATATCCCACACAAGGTCAATGTCCTCCTCATTAGTTGGTCTATCTGCCACAGACTGCAAGCGATTGTTTGGCTCATCTCCGGGCTGGAGTCAGTTGCCCAACAAGTCCTTCTGCCATCGCTTGATGTGATCCATGGCGGGAGCATAACCGATGATCTTATGTGGATCAACCTTGAAAGGCTTTACATTGGTGACCTGCCAGCGTCGGCGGCCGAGCCACGTCCGCGCCCAGAAAAACCAAAGGGCCACCATCCCGGCCAACCCCATAAATCCAATGACGGCAAAATAGGCCCAATCTACACCTAATTCCGGCATATGCTCAAAGTTCATCCCATATATTCCGGCCAGAAGTGTGAGAGGCATGAAAATAGTGGCCACAATAGAGAGTACCCTCATCGTTTCATTCTGCCGATTTGCCACCGAAGATAAGTAGGTTGAGAGAGCATTATCAGCCCTGTCTCTTAGGATCTGGTTCCACTCTTCGATGCGCACCATGTGGTCGTATATATCCCGATAGAATATCTGGGCTTCCGGTGCGATAATGCGGAATTCGCCCCTGCTCAGTCGGCCAATGGTCTCTCGCTGGAGAGCCATAACCCGATGCAAGCGCTGTGTTGACCGCTTGAGTTGCATGATGGCCTCCAGAATCGAGGGCTGAGGGTTTTGAATCACAGATTCCTCGATCTCCTCTGCCCTGTCACTCATGCGGTCGATGGTGGGCAAGACATTATCCACCAGTGTATCAATGAGCGCATGAACGAGAAAATCCGCCCCTTTTCTCATGGGACGATCATCAGCTTCTTCCACCAAATGCTTGATGGATTCCACGCTGTAGAGAGGGGCGCTGTGATTGCTCACCACAAAGTGACGGCCGAGGAAAATTTCCAGTTCCGCTGTCTCCACAATGTCTGATTCGGCTGCATGATTTATGCCATGGACGATGACAAAGAGGTAATCCCCAAAGTCGTCGACCTTGGGAGGGAATATCCGAGGGTCAACACAATTTTCGATCGCCAGATGGTGGAAATCGAATGTGCGTTTCAGGAATTCCCCGTCCTCAGGTGTGGTGGCGCTGATATCCACCCAGAGCAGGCCCTGTTTGGACTCAAAAATAGACTTGACATCCGTCTCACTCAGATGATACTTCAAATCATTTTCAGGGCTCAGATAATATGCTTCAAACGGCATGTTTCACCTCCATGATTTGAAAGGTCAGCCGGTCACTCCCCGATTTAGGCTCACTGATCAGCTGGTTGGTGTGGGCATGTCTGAGACGTAACGCCTCATGAGATATTCTACTTCCTTCACCATCCAAATGCCACGATTCTGTTGATTATTTCAGGCCTATTTTTGGATTAGGGAAGAATGGGAGACTGGAATCTTTGAGCGGAGACAGGAATGTTGACTCGGCGCACTGGATGTTTTCTTGACACGTTGGCCAGGTTTCTTTACAATCCTGTACATCAACAACCGGACTTGTGATCTCAGAGTGTGAGAGGGGAAAGACATGAGAGTTATTCTAGCCATCGATGGGTCTTCTTATTCCGAAATGGGCATCAAGATGCTAAAGGCATTACAGCTTCCCTCTCATACAGAAGTCACGGCAATGACCGTCGTGCCTGAGCAGACCTTTCTGGGGGGGATAAAACTCGATATGTTGAAAGGCGGGCCTAAGGCCGGAAAGCTTGCTCGCAAGGCGCAGGAGCAGAAGGCGGCCGAATTGATGTGGGAGACAGTGGAAAAACTGCAACCGGCCAGTCTCAAGATCGATACCCAGGTTAGATGGGGAAAACCTGCCGAGCAGATACTGGAGGCTGCTCACGATTTGAGAGCCGGCCTGATCTTGATCGGCGCTAAAGGTTTTGCTGCATCTCCGCTCTCTCCCCTGGGAGACATCGCCCAGAGGATAATGAGATACGCAGAATGCAGCGTACTGATGGTCAAAGAGGAGCCCTCTGATTTCAGGCGAGTCCTGTTGGCCACAGACGGCTCCACGTACTCCAATGAAGCAACACGTTTTCTCATTGATCTTCCATTGCCCCGAAGCAGAAGCCAGATTATATTCGTTGTGACGGCTCTCCAGTCTCATGTTGCCGCCTATCTGAAGATGCAGAGTTTAGATATTGAAGCCAATCAGGAGATACTGGCGGAGCTCCAAGCAGCCGAGGAGAGAGAAGCCCAGAATCTATTGGAAAGGACCAAAAAGGAGCTCCAGCAGAAGAATTATGAAGCTCTCCCCATGGTGTTGAGGGGCGATCCTGCTCAGGAGATACTGGCGGCAGCGGAGAGGTTTAATCCCGATTTGACCGTGATCGGGGCGAAGGGTCTGAGTGGAATCGAGTCGTTTCTGCTGGGGGGTGTGGCTCAGAGGGTGGCCAAGTACACCAGAAGCTCAGTGCTCATGGTGAGGCCATCAGAGAAATAGCGGCTGCATTTTTCAGCCGGTACGGTAGGATGGGAATCAACTATCACCGGAATTGATCAGGCGGGAAGCCTGGAATTCAGAAGTCTCTGCATGTAGCTATGTTTTGGTCATTTTGGATACGGGCAGGGTAAAGTTGAATCGGGAGCCTTTTCCTTCCTGGCTCTGAACCCAAATGTTACCGCCGTGACTCTCGATGATTCCTTTGCTGATCGATAGTCCCAATCCGCTTCCTCCCCTCCGGCGCGTCACCCCGGTCTCCAAACGGTAGAATCGGTCAAACACCCTTCCCAGTTCGTTTTCGGCAATGCCGATCCCCTGATCGGTCACGCTGACCTCAATATTTTCGCCGATGTGCTTTGCTTCCAGGGTGATCGTTGTTCCCTCCTCGGAATAGGAGGCGGCATTGGAAATCAGGTTTGTGATCACCTGCCCGATGCGGATCTCGTCGCAATTGATGAGGGGAAGGTCCGATGCTGCTTTGATTTCAAGGGTGTGTTTTCGGGCTGCCGTGATCAACTGGTGGTGAATCTGATTCAGAATAGTGGGTATCTTGCTGGGCACGTTTTCCATTCTCATCGTGCCTGCTTCCAGTTGAGACATATCGATCAGATCACCCACGATGTAAGTCAGCCCATTGGCAGCCTGCTCGATGTCGTGGAGGAATTCCTGCTGTGTCTGAAGGTCCCAGGTTACATCGGGTTGAAGGAGGGTGCTGGCCAATCCTTTGATGGAAGTAAGGGGTGTTCTGAGTTCATGGGAAACACTGGCCAGGAGAGCTGTCTTCATCAAGTCGAGTCCTTCAAGCGCCCTGGCCCGGGCCGTTTCCTGTTCCGCCCGTTTTCGGTCGGTGATGTCCCTGGTGCACCCAATAATGCTGGTCGGCATGCCGGAATCGTCTCTGATCACGGAGGCGCTGATTGAAGCGGCGAATGGAGTCCCGTCTTTTCTCCAGAGAGTGTATTCTACATCCCTTGATATGCCTTCTCTCAGAGTTTTCTGGAAATCGAGGGCTATCTTTTCATGACCTTCGGCTGAAGCAAATAAGTCTAAGAAATTCTTTCCCAGCATTTCCTCAGCATCCTCATAACCGAATTCCTTGGCCGCCTGCTGGGATAGGTAAGTGATAATTCCCTGTAGATTTATTATCCCAATGGCATCCGGGAACGCTTCCGTTGCCGCCCGATACATTTCTCTCGATTGCCTCAGTTCATTCTCAACCTGTTTTTGTGCGGAGATATCTCGCGTGGAACAAATGACCGCTTTCACTTTGCCTTCGGCATCCAATTCCGGGCTCAGAATCGAATCAAAGTATCGACCATTGGGAAGGCATATTTCCAGTCGTTTAACTTTTCCGGTCCGGAATACTTCATCGATCGCGTTTTCTGATAGTGTGCACATATCTTTCGCAATGCCCAATTCACGGCTGGTTTTTCCGATCCACGCATCTTGCGAAATACCTGTTATTTTTGCCTGGGCAGTATTGACGTACAGGTGCCTGCAACCCCGGTCAACGCGCACGATTGAGCCAGGCGAATATTCAGTGAGGGCGCGGAACTTCTCCTCGCTCTCCTTCAGCGTCTTCTCAGCCTGCTTGCGCCTAGTGATATCTGTGAAGGTAGTAAATACCTGATAGGGCTTGTCTTCGCCCGGTTTGAACTGCGGAACGGCGCTGATGGATATCCAGTGGTATTGCGCATCAGACGGATTGAAAACACCCATGACGATGTCATTGACTGGTTTACCGGTTTCCAGTGAAGCGCTTGCCGGGTGAGCCTCTCTGGGGAAATCGGTGCCATCTTCTTTGAGGGTTTTCGCACCGGGATCAATCGAAGTGAGACCGTTCATTTGGGCCAGGGTCAATCCAAGGATTCTTTCCGCGGCTGGATTGGCGGATGTGATCTCTCTGGCGGCATTTTGATAGACAACTCCCTGAGCCATGGTATCGAACAGAGTGCGATGCTTTTCTTCACTCTGCCGGAGCGCTTGTTCCGTCAGCTTGCGCTCGGTGATATCCATGACGATGAACGTTAATCCCAGCGATGGATCGCCCGGATCGAGAGGCGCACAATTCAGAGCCACGTCGATCTGTTCACCCGATTTGAGTTGCCAACCCGTCTCGATAGCGCTTAACCCTTTTGCTGTAATTTGGCGGAGAATTTCGTGTTTTGTAGATTCATAAGCCGTTTGCGTGGGGAAAAAGAATCCGCAACTCTTCCCGATCAATTCCCTCCTTGAATAGCCAGTAATCTCACATAAAAGGGGGTTCAATTCTGTGATGGTATCGTTCATCATCACCCCGATCCCGGCAGGCGCAGTATTGATGATGCTTTCGATTCTGCTCTCGCTCAGCCGTAGCTCCTCCATCGCCTGCTTGATTTCGGTAATATCCTCACCGGAACTGAGGGTGCCAACAATATTGTCTGCTTCATCCCGGAGAATGGTATTGTCCCAGGCAATCATTCTCTCCTGGCCGGTTTTGGTCAGGACAGGATTTTCCACATACTTGCCTGATACCATATCCCCAGATAGCATCTTTTGGAAGTAGTTTCGTTTGATTGCGTTTTTCATCCGTTCAGGCAGGAAATGATCGAACCAGTCCCTGCCTGTGACTTCAGCTTCTTCGTACCCCAGTATTTCGCATCCCTTTTTGTTGATGAGGGTGACTTTACCATCAGCGTTGATGGCTACGATGATTACTCCCGCAATATTCAGATATTGTTGTGCTGTGTCGCGCTCCTTCTTGAACATCTCCTCGGCCCGCTTGCGTTCGGTGATGTCTGCTATCGTTCCTGCAAAACGAACAGGTTTACCGAAATCATCACTAATAATCTTCCCTTTGGCATTGCAGTGTTTCAGCAGTCCATCGCCCGAAACCAGCCGGGTATCGAGATCTAATGGTTCACCCGTTTCAAAAGAATGCTGGAATGATTGGCCGTATCTGGCGAAATCATCGGGATGAATGAACTTGCCGTTGGCTTCGAAGCTCGGAACGTAATCCTGCTGGCTTACGCCAAAAATCTGATAGGTCTCATCGGACCACCAGACGCGATTGGTCTCTAAATCCCACTCCCAGCTTCCAACAGCGGCAACTTGTTGGGCTTCATTCAACCTTTCCAGTAGTGCCGATTTCTGGCGCGCTGTTTCTTTCAGAGCCTCCTCTGCTTTCTTGCGCTCGGTGATATCTCTTTGAATAGCGATCGCATGGATGGTTTCTCCCTGATCGTCAAGAACGGGGGCAATGGTGATGTCAATGATTCTGTGTGCAGTTTTTTCCAGTTTGACCTGTTCTTCTTTTCCTGTGTCATAGTTGATCTCAAACCGAGCGATTTTTCCGCTGCGAAAAACGTCCTCAACCAGCGGCAAAAAGCCTTGTTCTTTCACCTGTATGTCTTGCAGGACATTATATTTACCAACGATCTCCTCATCCGTGATCTTCAGGAAATCGCGCAGTGCTTGATTTAATCTGATGACCGTTCCCTTTTCGTCAGAGACCCACATCGGATCAGGGGTATTGTCGATGACGCTTTCCAAAAAACTGTGGGAATCTCTGAGGTCTGCACTCAACCTCTCGCGTTCGGTTATATCCCGCACAAACTCCAGATAGACGGGCTTGTGGCTAAAGGAGATAGTTTCGGCGTTGATCTCCACGGGCACCTTTCGGCCATCTTTGTGCAGAAAAATGGTCTCATACCGGGAAGGGACGTCCTCGCCAGACATTCTTCTTTGGTAGCGGTCCATCACTGTGCCGAGAGCATCCGGGTGGATATACCGGGTTATGAGGGTACCTTGGATCTCTTGGGCGGTATACCCGAGGATCTTGAGCGAAGCAGGATTGGCATATTGGATGATTTCATCCTGAACGATGCAGATGCCGTCATCAGCCAGTTCCACCAGGTTGCGGTAGAGGGAATCGTTCTCTTGGGGCGCTTGCACCTTTGCTTGCTTGTGTTCAACTCCTGCAGAGAGGCGTTGCTCCGGACGTTTGTTGGTGCGGGTAAAGGGCGGTTTCATTCTTTCCCACCTCCTCTGGCTCAGCCCATGGGCCGAGTGCTTCATCAAACCTCTTCCCCACGATTTCTGCTCTTTCCGGACGTGTCCTTCCCCAAAAGGGCCTTATTGACGTCAATGATCTTTCTTTCCGGATCAAGCACGCAGAGGTGATCGATCTTGCTCTTGATCAATTCCTCCCGGTGGGATTCGGCTTCCGCTATCGATTCGGTCTTTGAGTGGTTTGGTGGGGTATGTTATTAGACAGGTGACCTTTGACGTTGTGCGTCTCTTCACCCTGCTTTAATGGCAGCCTCCCGGTTGTCTCATTTGAAAATCTGGGATAATCAGGCCGGCTGGGGAACCTCTGGTTTGAGTAATAAAGGAGACTCCCTGCCGGGAGATATCCTCAAGCGAGAACGGAGAAAGAAACCTCAGTATATCACATTTGCTTGGGCCTGTCCACTCGAACTCTCTTCCAATACAAGATGAACCAAAGAGCGTATGTTCCCTTCATGTTTTCTAAATTTTCAGGACAGCTCTTCCTTCAGCGATGATCCTTTCGGCCTGACCCAGGCTGGGAGCCTCAGCATATATTCTAAGGAGAGGCTCGGTGCCGGAGAAGCGGATCAGCAGCCATGAGCCATCGGCCAGGCAGAAATGAAAACCATCATCGGCATTTACCTTCTTCACCTCGACTCCGCCCAAACGTGCCGGTAGATTAGATTTGAGACGACGGATGATCGCTTCCCGGTCCCCGGCGGGAAATTCCACATCCACCCGGTCATAGTGATGAGGTCCCACCTTGCTGTAAAGATAATCGATGAGTTCAGAAGGTTTCTTGCCCGTCCTGGCCACGAGGTCGAGCAGGTAGAGCCCGGCGAGGATGCCATCCCGTTCCGGGATATGATTGCGAAAACCGAATCCGCTGCTCTCTTCCCCTCCGATCATGGCATCATGCTGGAGCATGAGCGGGGCAACGTACTTGAATCCTACCTTTGTCTCATAGAGTGGAACGTCATACATGGCGGCGAGTTTGTTGAGCATACTGGTGGTGGTCAGTGTTTTGACGATGGCCCCGCGTTCGCCGCGCACCTCCAGAAGATACAAGGCGAGGAGGGCGAATATCTGCAGAGGGGTCAGCGGGTTGCCCTTTTCGTCCACCACACCGATGCGATCTGCATCTCCATCAGTGGCCAGGCCGATGTCCGCGCCGGTTTTGGGGACGAAGGCGCAAAGCTCGGCCAGATTGCGGCCAATAGGTTCGGGCTGCTTCAAGCCGGGGAAGGAAGGATTACGTTCCCCGTGAATCTCAACCACCTCAGTTTTGCCCCCGGCAAGGATATTTTTGAAATAGCCCATCCCGGCGCCGAACATGGAATCCACCGCAATCTTTATGCCGGCCTGGCGAATCCTCTCAATATCGATCAACTCGCCCATCTGCTGAACATAAGGGGCGTCTATTTCGAGATAACTGACCAGCCCATTACTCACGGCTTCTTTTAATTCGATTCGCTTCACCCTGTCTTTGCGGATGATCTCAGGCAGGCGTTTCTCAACATCCTGTTCCATTTCGGTTGGCGCGCTGGCTCCGTCGGAAGACTTGAGCTTGAATCCGTTCCATTCCCCCGGATTATGGCTGGCCGTGATGACGATGCCTCCGGCAGCTTTCTGACGAACGATGCCAAAGCTCACCAGAGGGGTGGGAACTGCTTTTGCACAGAGACTGACTTTGATCCCGTTGGCGGCGATAACTTCGGCGGCTGCATCGGCAAACCGTTCGGAAGCAAAGCGCGTGTCGTATCCGATTACCAGCCCCTGAGATGCGGTGCCTTTGGCGTGAAGGTAGTCTGCCAGGCTTTGAGCGCAATACCGCACATTGGCCACCGTAAAATCATCGGCGATGATTCCTCTCCATCCGTCTGTGCCAAATTTGATTTGCATCTTCGTCTCCTCGGCGCGTCATCTGAACTAAGGAGCCTCTGGTCGAGTCCTTATCAACCCAGGGCCCCCGGCAGGAGGTATCCTGCACCTCTTAATCAGAGCTTCCCTAACTAATGCTTATAATTGCCTTCGGCTTCATCTCTAGCGTTTGATCACCGTCAGCACGATGTGCTCACCGGTCGTCTCAGCACCAATCAGGTCCGCATTCAGATCCCAGGTGATCTTTTTGGCTTCTTCATTAATCCTGCCCTTGAAAGGACCAATCGGCAAAGGAAGCTTGCCCAGATCAAAATCGATGCCGATGATATCTATTCTGGGTTTGGCAGCCTCGATGATCACTCTCGCCTTGACGTTCAGCTTCCCGCGGAAAATGGCGTATTTGAATCGAGCCGATGCCTCCACAGTGCCGTCACTGTTCAGCCCGGCTTCCATATTGTACATCTCGGCCGGATTATCGGGCCCGGTAACCCATTTCATCAGCTTTCCGGCGATCTCTTCCTCGCTGAAAGTCAGGGTTACTTTCTCCCCTGACACTGCTCTGTATACGTCGTATTTGAAGGCGGCATATTTTTGGTCGAATCGACTGGCCAGTTCGGCGATGCGTCCGTCAACTGCGCCTTGCGTCACACTGGTCCTGCCCGGCTCATCTCCCTTCAGGCGTTCGATCTTGGCCGGCAGGGTAATCTGGTCCAGAATGCCGTCTTGTGTGGCGGTCTGCAGATCAATGCGCCATCGGTCGTTCTTGCCGGTCTGGCATTGTCTCTCCTGGCGGAAAATCCGGGTGAGGGCGGTTCCATTTCTCACAAAACCTTCTACCACCAGGTTGATCTGCGCGTCGTCCTGGCCGACCAGCACAAGGCTGAAAGTGCCTTCTGACGGGTTGGGTATCTCGATGAAGCGAGTTTCATCCCCGTAGCTGCTGGTGATGGCTCCCGGTATCTGGTTGACGGTGATTCCCGGCCGTACCGTTCCGGCACTTCGCGCTGCAGGGTCAACCGCCTTCATCCATGCCGACTCTGAATTGACGGAGAGCCTCAGCATGCTCTCCGATATTGGAATAGGACTCACGGCAGAGGGCTGTCCTCCCGGCCGGGCCGTGCTTTGTGTGCCCGCCGTCACCGTTACGCTTACCCCTTGAGCAAGGAGGCTTCCTTCTCCCTGAAAGACGCTCATCGTCGTTTGGCCATCGGTTCCCACTGCCAGTCGGATGGTGGTTCCCCTGACCGCGGCAACTGCAGCTGTGGTTTCGACTTCATACTTGGAGGCGGTGTCAGTCAGCTTTTGCACGCGATTCCATGTTTGGCCCGCCTTCTGCTTCAGCCGAACCACGGTTGAACCTGTCTGGGGAAGTCTCTCGATCTGCCCGATGGAGACCTCCGTATCCGGGTCAAGCGTTATGGTGCTGCCTTCAAAGAAGGTGATTGCCGCATAGGAATCGACACTGGTCTTGACGCTGTCTGCGGCGGAGAGCTTCATACCGTTATGGGCTTCCTTCCACTGCCCCGTGCTTCCTTTCATAACGAACACATCGCCGGAGAGGATCGAGAGGGTAGTAGAGTCCGAATAAGATGTTTGCGATGAGAAGACCGAAGGGACCAGAATGAGTCCCCCCAATAACAGAATCACCGCCAGAGAAACAGCCAGCACGCTCAGTATGATCTGCTTTCTTGTCATGATTCTCCTTTTGAACCTTATGGGGAATACTGCAGCCATTCTAGCATATTCGCGAGGGGTAAAATAGCCGAACCTCTCAGAATGACGGCGAATTATTCAGTTTTTTCGCACAGCGTTAGGGTTGGAGTGAAAATTGACTAAATTGCCTCAGGAGGGCGGTATTTCATGGAGATGTCCCCGAGATCGGAGCCACCTGTAACGCCTGGGCAGGAAGCGGTCTTCTGATTTCGCTGCGGTTCGGTGAAGTAACAACCTGGATTCAGAAAAGTAGCTGTATTTACGTGGAGGGGAGGCAACTCGAATGCTTGTTTCGCAGGAGTGATCGATAAAATGCGCAAAATGGAGAGAGGAGAAGGCAATCAGCCCAAGGGAATATGGCCTGCAGTCCTGATTCCGTCGAACAAGCACGGTCAAAGAGCAGCAGTGTACAGTTAAATAAGAGGGAGGGGTGCCTTCTCAGAAGGCACCCCTCCCTTCATTGCGTCGGGCAGATTTCCTTGCCCCTATTCGGATGATCCTTACTTACATGGGAGGAGGAGGCACGAGACAGTCAGAGCACTGCGTAACATTTCCAGCGTTGTCAACCGCTGTGACCACAGGCTCGCTCGGCAAAGTAATATGCCAAGTGACTGCATCTGCCTGCTCGTTGGTACTGCCTATCTTCTTGATCGAAGGTTCTGCCCCCGGAGCCTCAGTGAATTTTATCACTATGCCGCTCTCGAACGGCCCGAACATATGAGTATCTTCGGCCGTGCCGACATATATCTCAGGCGAGGCATCACAGATGTCCTCGGAGATCAGTTGGTAGAATCCATCAGGATTCTGGTTTGGTTTGTCATTGCC encodes the following:
- the corA gene encoding magnesium/cobalt transporter CorA, yielding MPFEAYYLSPENDLKYHLSETDVKSIFESKQGLLWVDISATTPEDGEFLKRTFDFHHLAIENCVDPRIFPPKVDDFGDYLFVIVHGINHAAESDIVETAELEIFLGRHFVVSNHSAPLYSVESIKHLVEEADDRPMRKGADFLVHALIDTLVDNVLPTIDRMSDRAEEIEESVIQNPQPSILEAIMQLKRSTQRLHRVMALQRETIGRLSRGEFRIIAPEAQIFYRDIYDHMVRIEEWNQILRDRADNALSTYLSSVANRQNETMRVLSIVATIFMPLTLLAGIYGMNFEHMPELGVDWAYFAVIGFMGLAGMVALWFFWARTWLGRRRWQVTNVKPFKVDPHKIIGYAPAMDHIKRWQKDLLGN
- a CDS encoding universal stress protein — translated: MRVILAIDGSSYSEMGIKMLKALQLPSHTEVTAMTVVPEQTFLGGIKLDMLKGGPKAGKLARKAQEQKAAELMWETVEKLQPASLKIDTQVRWGKPAEQILEAAHDLRAGLILIGAKGFAASPLSPLGDIAQRIMRYAECSVLMVKEEPSDFRRVLLATDGSTYSNEATRFLIDLPLPRSRSQIIFVVTALQSHVAAYLKMQSLDIEANQEILAELQAAEEREAQNLLERTKKELQQKNYEALPMVLRGDPAQEILAAAERFNPDLTVIGAKGLSGIESFLLGGVAQRVAKYTRSSVLMVRPSEK
- a CDS encoding PAS domain S-box protein, with the translated sequence MKPPFTRTNKRPEQRLSAGVEHKQAKVQAPQENDSLYRNLVELADDGICIVQDEIIQYANPASLKILGYTAQEIQGTLITRYIHPDALGTVMDRYQRRMSGEDVPSRYETIFLHKDGRKVPVEINAETISFSHKPVYLEFVRDITERERLSADLRDSHSFLESVIDNTPDPMWVSDEKGTVIRLNQALRDFLKITDEEIVGKYNVLQDIQVKEQGFLPLVEDVFRSGKIARFEINYDTGKEEQVKLEKTAHRIIDITIAPVLDDQGETIHAIAIQRDITERKKAEEALKETARQKSALLERLNEAQQVAAVGSWEWDLETNRVWWSDETYQIFGVSQQDYVPSFEANGKFIHPDDFARYGQSFQHSFETGEPLDLDTRLVSGDGLLKHCNAKGKIISDDFGKPVRFAGTIADITERKRAEEMFKKERDTAQQYLNIAGVIIVAINADGKVTLINKKGCEILGYEEAEVTGRDWFDHFLPERMKNAIKRNYFQKMLSGDMVSGKYVENPVLTKTGQERMIAWDNTILRDEADNIVGTLSSGEDITEIKQAMEELRLSESRIESIINTAPAGIGVMMNDTITELNPLLCEITGYSRRELIGKSCGFFFPTQTAYESTKHEILRQITAKGLSAIETGWQLKSGEQIDVALNCAPLDPGDPSLGLTFIVMDITERKLTEQALRQSEEKHRTLFDTMAQGVVYQNAAREITSANPAAERILGLTLAQMNGLTSIDPGAKTLKEDGTDFPREAHPASASLETGKPVNDIVMGVFNPSDAQYHWISISAVPQFKPGEDKPYQVFTTFTDITRRKQAEKTLKESEEKFRALTEYSPGSIVRVDRGCRHLYVNTAQAKITGISQDAWIGKTSRELGIAKDMCTLSENAIDEVFRTGKVKRLEICLPNGRYFDSILSPELDAEGKVKAVICSTRDISAQKQVENELRQSREMYRAATEAFPDAIGIINLQGIITYLSQQAAKEFGYEDAEEMLGKNFLDLFASAEGHEKIALDFQKTLREGISRDVEYTLWRKDGTPFAASISASVIRDDSGMPTSIIGCTRDITDRKRAEQETARARALEGLDLMKTALLASVSHELRTPLTSIKGLASTLLQPDVTWDLQTQQEFLHDIEQAANGLTYIVGDLIDMSQLEAGTMRMENVPSKIPTILNQIHHQLITAARKHTLEIKAASDLPLINCDEIRIGQVITNLISNAASYSEEGTTITLEAKHIGENIEVSVTDQGIGIAENELGRVFDRFYRLETGVTRRRGGSGLGLSISKGIIESHGGNIWVQSQEGKGSRFNFTLPVSKMTKT
- a CDS encoding FecR domain-containing protein codes for the protein MTRKQIILSVLAVSLAVILLLGGLILVPSVFSSQTSYSDSTTLSILSGDVFVMKGSTGQWKEAHNGMKLSAADSVKTSVDSYAAITFFEGSTITLDPDTEVSIGQIERLPQTGSTVVRLKQKAGQTWNRVQKLTDTASKYEVETTAAVAAVRGTTIRLAVGTDGQTTMSVFQGEGSLLAQGVSVTVTAGTQSTARPGGQPSAVSPIPISESMLRLSVNSESAWMKAVDPAARSAGTVRPGITVNQIPGAITSSYGDETRFIEIPNPSEGTFSLVLVGQDDAQINLVVEGFVRNGTALTRIFRQERQCQTGKNDRWRIDLQTATQDGILDQITLPAKIERLKGDEPGRTSVTQGAVDGRIAELASRFDQKYAAFKYDVYRAVSGEKVTLTFSEEEIAGKLMKWVTGPDNPAEMYNMEAGLNSDGTVEASARFKYAIFRGKLNVKARVIIEAAKPRIDIIGIDFDLGKLPLPIGPFKGRINEEAKKITWDLNADLIGAETTGEHIVLTVIKR
- a CDS encoding phosphoglucomutase/phosphomannomutase family protein, whose translation is MQIKFGTDGWRGIIADDFTVANVRYCAQSLADYLHAKGTASQGLVIGYDTRFASERFADAAAEVIAANGIKVSLCAKAVPTPLVSFGIVRQKAAGGIVITASHNPGEWNGFKLKSSDGASAPTEMEQDVEKRLPEIIRKDRVKRIELKEAVSNGLVSYLEIDAPYVQQMGELIDIERIRQAGIKIAVDSMFGAGMGYFKNILAGGKTEVVEIHGERNPSFPGLKQPEPIGRNLAELCAFVPKTGADIGLATDGDADRIGVVDEKGNPLTPLQIFALLALYLLEVRGERGAIVKTLTTTSMLNKLAAMYDVPLYETKVGFKYVAPLMLQHDAMIGGEESSGFGFRNHIPERDGILAGLYLLDLVARTGKKPSELIDYLYSKVGPHHYDRVDVEFPAGDREAIIRRLKSNLPARLGGVEVKKVNADDGFHFCLADGSWLLIRFSGTEPLLRIYAEAPSLGQAERIIAEGRAVLKI
- a CDS encoding YajQ family cyclic di-GMP-binding protein, with translation MPSVDVVSMVDMQAMDNAVNNLKREISTRFDFRSIKTEITLDRKEKTIHVLTGDEGKVQSVTDMLLDQCIRFKVDLKCLDIKEIEPSSQGAAKRNIQIKEGIPKLTCQKIVKLIKGTKIKVQPAIQDDRVRFTGKKIDDLQEIMQLLREQDYDIPLQFINMKS